The following are from one region of the Phormidium sp. PBR-2020 genome:
- a CDS encoding nucleotidyltransferase family protein → MTSTLQRLNIPQNAIAQLCQAYHIRKLALFGSILGNDFHADSDIDILVEFHPGKTPGLEFIEIQDRLSQLFGRPVDLNTPQDLSRYFRDQVLANAKTIYG, encoded by the coding sequence ATGACATCAACCCTTCAACGTTTGAACATTCCCCAGAATGCGATCGCCCAACTATGCCAAGCCTATCACATTCGCAAACTCGCTCTATTTGGTTCAATTTTGGGCAATGATTTCCACGCTGACAGTGACATCGACATTTTAGTCGAATTCCATCCTGGAAAAACCCCGGGATTAGAGTTTATTGAAATCCAAGATCGCTTGAGTCAACTATTCGGCCGTCCTGTCGATCTGAACACGCCCCAAGACCTCAGCCGCTATTTCCGCGACCAGGTTCTTGCTAATGCTAAAACAATCTATGGGTGA